Proteins from a single region of Dyadobacter fanqingshengii:
- a CDS encoding zinc metallopeptidase: MAGAYVIGILVMLISLYVQWRLKRKFEEYSQVGLSNGMSGKEIAETMLRESGIYDVRVLSVEGRLTDHYNPQDKTVNLSPDVYHGRSVSAAAVASHECGHAVQHATAYKWLQLRSQLVPFLSIASSYMQWIILGGIVLLNTTPIPLMVGVALFAATTLFSFITLPVEYDASNRALAWIQKNRIVNEREYAMSADALKWAARTYLVAAIGSLATLLYYVSLLMGRRD; this comes from the coding sequence ATGGCTGGTGCATATGTAATTGGTATTTTGGTGATGCTTATTAGCCTTTATGTGCAATGGCGTCTCAAACGTAAATTTGAAGAATATTCGCAAGTTGGGCTAAGCAATGGCATGAGCGGTAAAGAAATCGCGGAAACCATGCTTCGTGAAAGCGGAATATACGATGTAAGGGTTTTATCTGTCGAAGGACGGCTTACTGACCACTACAACCCTCAGGATAAGACAGTTAACCTGAGCCCCGATGTGTATCATGGACGAAGCGTATCGGCTGCGGCTGTGGCTTCCCACGAATGCGGTCACGCGGTGCAACACGCAACAGCGTATAAATGGTTACAATTAAGGTCGCAACTGGTGCCCTTTTTGAGCATCGCATCATCCTACATGCAGTGGATTATTTTAGGTGGAATTGTCTTGTTGAACACAACGCCGATTCCTCTAATGGTGGGTGTAGCATTATTTGCAGCAACAACATTGTTCAGTTTTATAACACTTCCTGTTGAGTACGACGCTAGTAACAGAGCGCTTGCCTGGATCCAGAAAAACAGGATTGTGAATGAGCGGGAATATGCAATGTCTGCGGACGCTCTTAAATGGGCTGCCCGGACATACTTGGTAGCTGCAATCGGTTCATTAGCAACATTGCTTTATTACGTAAGCTTGCTGATGGGAAGAAGGGATTAA
- the panD gene encoding aspartate 1-decarboxylase, whose amino-acid sequence MQITLMKSKIHRVKVTQAELNYVGSITIDEDLIDAAGLVENEQVHIVNNNNGERFVTYVIKGERGSGMICLNGAAARRVQIGDIIIIIAYGSMSQEEARTFKPMVVFPDHNNHLVV is encoded by the coding sequence ATGCAAATAACACTAATGAAATCGAAGATTCACCGGGTTAAGGTGACTCAGGCGGAGTTGAATTACGTAGGCAGCATTACGATCGACGAAGACTTGATAGATGCCGCCGGACTGGTTGAAAATGAACAAGTTCACATTGTCAATAACAATAACGGGGAACGCTTTGTAACCTATGTGATCAAAGGCGAAAGAGGCTCAGGAATGATCTGTCTGAATGGAGCGGCCGCCAGAAGGGTTCAGATCGGCGACATTATCATCATCATTGCATACGGCTCCATGAGCCAGGAAGAGGCTAGGACATTCAAGCCGATGGTCGTCTTTCCGGATCATAATAACCATCTTGTGGTCTAA
- a CDS encoding SDR family NAD(P)-dependent oxidoreductase, whose amino-acid sequence MGSQLFDNQVAIVTGAGQGIGFVIAKQLASQGACVILNDFDEDLAKEAAKKIRDSEGECVAFAGDASKLEVIEGMVEEAVKCFGKLSIVVANAGITLFGDFFTYPEENLRKVLEVNLMGSFLLTQAASRQMRTQKTGGRILLMSSVVGHQAHQFLAAYAMTKAGLEMLAKNLVLELSPHGITINTVAPGATLTERTLAEDPTYPKMWSAITPMGRPAICEDIANAALFLLSPHSGHITGQSLVVDGGWTSVSPLPDLSNLHVKK is encoded by the coding sequence ATGGGCAGCCAATTATTTGATAATCAAGTAGCAATTGTAACAGGTGCAGGACAAGGAATTGGGTTTGTGATAGCCAAACAACTTGCATCGCAGGGCGCTTGCGTGATCCTTAACGACTTTGATGAGGATCTTGCGAAAGAGGCTGCAAAAAAAATCCGCGATTCGGAAGGAGAATGTGTTGCATTTGCCGGCGATGCCTCGAAGCTTGAAGTCATAGAAGGAATGGTGGAGGAAGCGGTCAAATGTTTTGGAAAACTATCCATTGTGGTTGCCAATGCCGGCATTACGCTTTTTGGAGACTTTTTTACCTATCCCGAGGAGAATTTAAGAAAGGTCCTCGAAGTAAATCTGATGGGATCTTTCTTACTGACACAAGCGGCTTCGCGTCAAATGCGCACACAAAAAACGGGAGGCAGAATATTGCTGATGTCGTCAGTTGTGGGACATCAGGCACACCAGTTCTTAGCTGCGTATGCGATGACAAAAGCGGGGTTGGAAATGTTGGCCAAAAATCTCGTACTGGAACTGTCCCCACATGGCATTACTATTAACACGGTTGCACCGGGAGCAACGCTTACCGAGAGAACATTAGCAGAAGATCCGACCTATCCCAAAATGTGGTCTGCAATTACGCCGATGGGCCGTCCGGCGATTTGTGAAGACATTGCTAATGCCGCATTATTCCTTCTCTCGCCGCATTCAGGGCACATTACAGGGCAAAGCCTTGTGGTGGACGGCGGCTGGACTTCTGTAAGTCCCTTGCCCGACCTAAGCAATCTGCATGTAAAAAAGTAG
- the glmS gene encoding glutamine--fructose-6-phosphate transaminase (isomerizing): MCGIVAYVGSREAYPLIVKGLKRLEYRGYDSSGIALLENEKLDIYKKKGKVSDLESELASKHLTATIGIGHTRWATHGEPNDVNAHPHYSNNRRLSIIHNGIIENYASIKQNLVTKGHKFLSDTDTEVLIHFIEDIQQETGGSLESAVKLALKEVVGAYAIVVMSLDHPGQLIAARKGSPLVIGIGEDEFFFASDATPIIEYTKDVVYLDDYEVAVISEGRLSIQNLDNTETIPYIQKLEMELETIEKGGYDHFMIKEIFEQPRSIADSMRGRLRADDAHLQLGGLSNYLDKLAESERIVIVGCGTSWHAGLVAEYLFEELARVNVEVEYASEFRYRNPVINEKDVVIAISQSGETADTLAAIELAKSKGATIFGVCNVVGSSIARATHAGAYTHAGPEIGVASTKAFTAQVTVLTLIAIATAKRKGTISEETYRQLLIELETIPAKVEKVFENADKIKEIAFIFTYARNFIYLGRGLNFPVALEGALKLKEISYIHAEGYPAAEMKHGPIALIDEDMPVVFLATKDGSYEKIVSNIQEVKARKGRVIAIVTEGDTLIPGMVDFVIEVPRVHELLTPLVSVIPLQLLSYYIAVMRGRNVDQPRNLAKSVTVE, from the coding sequence ATGTGTGGAATTGTAGCTTATGTGGGAAGCAGAGAGGCTTATCCTTTAATTGTGAAAGGTCTGAAAAGGCTTGAATACCGGGGATATGACAGTTCGGGAATTGCTTTGCTGGAAAATGAGAAGTTGGATATTTATAAGAAAAAAGGCAAAGTATCCGACCTCGAAAGCGAGCTGGCTTCTAAACATTTAACCGCCACGATTGGCATCGGGCACACCCGCTGGGCAACACACGGCGAACCTAATGATGTAAACGCACATCCACATTATTCCAACAATCGCAGGCTTTCTATCATTCACAACGGGATTATAGAAAATTACGCTTCGATTAAACAGAATCTGGTTACAAAAGGTCACAAATTTCTGAGTGATACGGACACAGAGGTTCTCATTCATTTTATAGAAGATATTCAGCAGGAAACCGGCGGCTCGCTCGAATCAGCGGTAAAACTCGCGCTGAAAGAAGTAGTAGGCGCTTACGCGATCGTCGTGATGTCATTGGATCATCCCGGTCAGCTGATCGCAGCGCGCAAAGGAAGTCCATTGGTGATCGGCATTGGAGAAGATGAATTTTTCTTCGCATCTGATGCAACGCCCATCATTGAATACACCAAAGATGTGGTCTATCTCGATGATTATGAGGTTGCAGTGATCAGTGAAGGGCGGTTGAGCATACAAAATCTCGACAATACCGAAACAATCCCTTATATCCAGAAACTGGAAATGGAGCTGGAAACCATCGAAAAAGGTGGTTACGACCATTTCATGATCAAAGAGATTTTTGAACAGCCGCGCTCCATCGCAGATAGTATGCGCGGAAGGTTGCGTGCGGACGACGCACATTTGCAACTGGGCGGACTAAGCAATTATCTCGACAAACTGGCAGAATCCGAGAGGATCGTAATAGTAGGTTGTGGCACTTCCTGGCATGCTGGCCTTGTGGCAGAATATCTGTTCGAAGAACTTGCCCGGGTTAATGTTGAGGTCGAATACGCATCGGAGTTCCGTTACAGAAACCCGGTTATCAATGAAAAAGACGTTGTTATCGCCATTTCACAGTCGGGCGAAACGGCTGATACGTTGGCCGCTATCGAGCTGGCTAAGTCTAAAGGTGCGACGATATTCGGCGTTTGCAATGTTGTGGGCTCTTCCATTGCACGTGCAACGCATGCAGGCGCATATACGCATGCGGGTCCTGAGATCGGGGTTGCGAGTACAAAGGCATTCACGGCGCAGGTTACTGTGCTCACATTAATCGCCATCGCAACCGCGAAACGGAAAGGCACTATTTCCGAAGAAACTTATCGTCAGTTATTGATTGAGCTCGAAACGATTCCGGCGAAGGTTGAAAAGGTGTTCGAGAATGCGGATAAAATCAAAGAGATTGCATTTATTTTCACCTATGCACGCAACTTTATTTACCTGGGAAGAGGGCTGAACTTCCCGGTTGCGCTGGAAGGAGCGCTCAAATTAAAGGAGATTTCTTACATCCACGCAGAAGGTTATCCGGCCGCGGAAATGAAGCACGGACCTATTGCATTGATCGATGAGGATATGCCAGTGGTTTTCCTGGCAACCAAAGACGGTTCTTACGAGAAGATCGTCTCCAACATTCAGGAGGTGAAAGCGCGGAAGGGGCGGGTTATAGCCATTGTTACTGAGGGCGATACGCTTATTCCTGGCATGGTTGACTTTGTGATCGAGGTTCCAAGGGTTCATGAATTGCTTACGCCGCTTGTTTCGGTGATCCCGCTGCAGTTATTGTCTTATTATATTGCCGTTATGCGCGGCAGAAATGTAGATCAGCCGCGAAATCTTGCGAAATCAGTGACGGTTGAGTAG
- the gldD gene encoding gliding motility lipoprotein GldD, whose product MLKKILLFSVICTVLTSCNKKEERYVPRPKGFNRVDLPPHAYQKLTQSHPYTFEISKYAEALPDTFRTAGKDWIFINYPQFKANIQITYKEIGNNPALLKSYIDDSYKLASKHQIRASAIQEQRVLSKTGKTAILFKIEGDVPSPYQFYTTDSTKHFMRGAIYFPTATKNDSLAPVIDYLQKDMIQLLNTLNWR is encoded by the coding sequence ATGCTAAAAAAAATACTGCTTTTCTCTGTCATTTGCACTGTATTGACATCATGTAATAAAAAAGAAGAGCGTTATGTGCCCAGGCCGAAAGGATTTAATCGCGTGGATCTGCCGCCACACGCTTATCAGAAATTGACCCAATCGCATCCCTACACTTTCGAGATTTCCAAATATGCCGAAGCTTTACCCGACACTTTTCGGACGGCAGGTAAGGACTGGATTTTTATCAATTATCCTCAGTTTAAGGCCAACATTCAAATCACTTACAAGGAAATTGGCAATAATCCTGCCCTGCTGAAATCCTACATTGATGACTCCTATAAGCTCGCCAGTAAGCATCAAATCCGGGCTTCTGCCATTCAGGAGCAGCGGGTTTTGAGTAAAACCGGTAAAACAGCCATTCTTTTCAAGATTGAGGGCGATGTGCCAAGCCCGTATCAATTTTACACCACGGACAGCACAAAGCACTTCATGCGCGGCGCTATTTACTTCCCGACTGCCACAAAAAATGATTCGCTGGCGCCTGTCATTGATTATCTGCAAAAGGATATGATCCAGCTTTTGAACACATTGAACTGGAGATAA
- the rfaE2 gene encoding D-glycero-beta-D-manno-heptose 1-phosphate adenylyltransferase, with product MSLTESKILRLEEAVSTVEDWQRAGQKVVFTNGCFDIVHLGHIDYLEKARALGDRLVLGLNTDASVSRLKGPLRPVVNEYARARLMAALSFIDAVILFDEPTPSQLIEAVKPDILVKGDDYTVETIAGADFVLGKGGEVKTIALVQGYSTTALIEKIKQGYN from the coding sequence ATGAGCCTTACCGAAAGCAAGATTTTAAGACTAGAAGAAGCCGTTTCAACCGTGGAAGACTGGCAGCGTGCCGGCCAGAAAGTAGTTTTTACAAATGGCTGCTTCGACATTGTTCACCTTGGCCACATTGATTACCTGGAAAAAGCGCGCGCATTGGGAGACAGGCTTGTACTGGGTTTAAATACAGATGCCTCGGTAAGCCGCCTCAAAGGACCATTGCGCCCGGTTGTGAATGAGTATGCAAGAGCCAGATTGATGGCAGCCCTTTCTTTCATTGATGCTGTCATTTTGTTCGACGAACCGACGCCTAGTCAGTTGATTGAAGCTGTAAAGCCTGACATTTTGGTCAAAGGAGACGATTATACCGTTGAAACTATTGCTGGCGCGGATTTTGTTTTAGGTAAAGGAGGTGAGGTAAAAACGATCGCTCTCGTGCAGGGTTACTCGACTACCGCGCTGATTGAGAAAATAAAACAAGGATATAACTAA
- the panC gene encoding pantoate--beta-alanine ligase — protein MEVFTSIKGLRSFLDQQLLQQKTIGLIPTMGALHEGHISLVDASIKENDVTVASIFVNPTQFNNPEDLLKYPRTMEEDCAMLERAGCTAVFAPSVEEMYPEKSSLLINFGLLESVMEGASRPGHFNGVGIVVSKLFHIVSPHRAYFGQKDLQQVSIIKRLVADLAFNLELIVCPTIRETDGLAMSSRNRRLNEAERNIAPHIYRILEESKKDLKAGKDINEVAAMATHAFNIIPEFTLDYFEVADVKTLQPISAIGIAGTNAICVAAFLGPVRLIDNVVF, from the coding sequence ATGGAAGTATTTACTTCAATCAAAGGCCTTCGTAGTTTCCTCGACCAACAACTCTTACAGCAAAAGACAATCGGCCTGATCCCCACAATGGGCGCCTTGCACGAAGGCCACATTTCGCTCGTTGATGCATCGATTAAAGAGAACGACGTTACTGTTGCCAGTATTTTCGTCAATCCGACGCAGTTCAATAACCCGGAAGATCTGCTGAAATATCCGCGTACCATGGAAGAAGACTGCGCCATGCTCGAACGGGCCGGCTGCACAGCCGTTTTCGCGCCTTCCGTGGAAGAAATGTATCCTGAAAAGTCTTCCTTACTAATTAATTTCGGCTTGCTGGAAAGTGTAATGGAAGGCGCTTCCCGGCCAGGACATTTTAATGGAGTAGGGATTGTCGTTTCCAAGCTCTTTCACATTGTTTCGCCACACCGCGCCTATTTTGGTCAAAAGGATTTGCAGCAAGTTTCTATCATAAAAAGACTGGTCGCTGATCTGGCATTTAATCTCGAACTCATCGTCTGCCCAACCATCAGAGAGACCGATGGTCTGGCAATGTCATCGCGCAACCGCAGGCTTAATGAGGCCGAGCGCAACATTGCACCGCATATTTACAGGATTTTGGAAGAGTCAAAAAAGGACTTGAAAGCAGGTAAGGATATAAACGAAGTCGCTGCAATGGCAACCCATGCATTCAACATTATCCCGGAATTTACGCTTGACTATTTTGAAGTAGCCGACGTAAAAACATTGCAGCCCATTTCCGCAATCGGAATAGCTGGGACGAATGCAATCTGTGTAGCGGCGTTTTTAGGGCCGGTGCGGTTGATTGATAATGTTGTGTTTTAA
- a CDS encoding lysylphosphatidylglycerol synthase transmembrane domain-containing protein, producing the protein MKSALRYIISLALAGGLIWFVFKDINFAEMLDRFAKSDWRWIALSCLLLLGAHITRAWRWGMLMEPLGHKPGLFNSSISVLTGYFANYIVPRMGEVTRCGTLYRLERIPVNLSFGTVVAERIFDVLILLIMIGLNFILEFDRLSKFFTDFFQSKVPGGQGDSAATLLGILTAFLLLGVIGAYFVYKNAALRQKILKNAFAEKIVTFGKGMLDGFLSIRKLKSPGLFILSTVGIWILYYLVSYVLFFCIPETSNLGPLAGLTLLVVGAIGMTAPTQGGIGAYHLLVGNVMILYGLSQNDGITLATFIHGAQMIFMLIIGALAFLYVLVQNKKSVAENSQVPIEN; encoded by the coding sequence ATGAAAAGCGCTTTACGTTATATTATATCGCTTGCGCTGGCAGGCGGCCTGATCTGGTTTGTGTTTAAGGACATCAACTTCGCAGAAATGCTCGACAGGTTTGCCAAATCAGACTGGCGATGGATTGCGCTGTCATGTCTTTTATTACTCGGTGCTCACATTACAAGAGCATGGCGCTGGGGAATGTTGATGGAACCGCTCGGCCACAAACCTGGACTTTTTAACAGCTCCATTTCTGTTTTAACCGGTTATTTTGCCAATTATATTGTGCCAAGAATGGGCGAAGTTACCCGTTGCGGAACATTATACAGACTGGAACGCATCCCCGTAAACCTCAGTTTCGGAACGGTTGTCGCTGAACGTATATTCGACGTGCTGATTTTGTTGATCATGATCGGCTTGAATTTTATTCTCGAATTTGACCGCCTCAGCAAGTTTTTCACCGATTTTTTTCAAAGTAAAGTTCCAGGCGGACAGGGGGATTCGGCCGCGACGCTGTTAGGTATACTTACTGCTTTTCTGCTTCTTGGTGTCATTGGCGCGTACTTCGTTTATAAAAATGCTGCGCTAAGACAAAAAATCCTAAAAAACGCTTTTGCTGAAAAGATCGTAACGTTTGGGAAGGGCATGCTGGATGGATTTTTAAGTATTCGTAAATTGAAGAGCCCGGGTCTATTTATCTTAAGCACAGTTGGCATTTGGATTTTATATTATTTGGTTTCCTATGTGCTGTTTTTCTGCATTCCTGAAACGTCTAATCTGGGACCATTGGCTGGCTTGACATTGTTAGTTGTAGGCGCGATTGGCATGACAGCACCAACGCAAGGCGGAATTGGCGCGTATCATTTACTTGTTGGTAACGTAATGATTTTGTATGGTTTATCCCAAAATGATGGCATTACGCTGGCTACGTTCATTCATGGTGCCCAAATGATTTTTATGCTGATCATCGGCGCACTTGCCTTTCTATACGTTTTAGTACAAAACAAAAAATCGGTCGCCGAAAATAGTCAGGTCCCTATCGAAAATTAA
- a CDS encoding glycogen/starch synthase encodes MEKLRILYVASEINPFLQTTDVADYVRKLPQAMQERGAEIRILVPRFGLINERKNRLHEVVRLSGINITVGDEEKPLIIKVASIPNAKLQVYFIDNDDYFHRKSVFFDKENNFYDDNDERAIFFCKGVLETVKKLGWAPDVVHCNDWMTALIPLYLKTTYRNDPMFKDTKSVFTVHNNAFDYKFDADLHNKAKAMDVSDEALAHLRSNDFEGFVKIGCAYADAVLKADEHCSESLNQIFNNAPKRVELDEQDEKFSESYYNLYTDLMN; translated from the coding sequence ATGGAGAAACTACGAATTTTATATGTAGCCAGTGAAATCAATCCCTTCCTCCAAACCACCGATGTTGCCGATTACGTAAGAAAACTTCCTCAGGCAATGCAGGAGCGAGGTGCCGAAATCAGAATTCTCGTGCCCCGCTTTGGTCTTATCAATGAACGCAAAAACAGGCTTCATGAAGTAGTTCGACTGTCAGGTATAAACATTACCGTGGGAGATGAAGAAAAGCCATTGATCATAAAAGTTGCTTCCATTCCGAATGCCAAGCTACAAGTGTATTTTATAGACAATGACGATTATTTTCACCGCAAATCGGTGTTCTTCGATAAGGAGAATAACTTTTACGATGACAATGACGAGCGTGCCATTTTCTTCTGCAAAGGTGTATTGGAAACCGTAAAAAAATTGGGTTGGGCGCCGGATGTAGTGCATTGCAACGACTGGATGACAGCCTTGATTCCATTGTATTTGAAAACCACTTATCGCAACGATCCCATGTTCAAGGATACGAAAAGTGTGTTTACGGTACATAACAATGCTTTTGACTACAAATTTGACGCCGATTTACACAACAAAGCAAAAGCAATGGATGTTAGCGATGAAGCTTTGGCTCATTTGCGCTCCAATGACTTTGAAGGATTCGTTAAAATCGGTTGTGCATATGCGGACGCAGTTTTGAAAGCGGACGAACATTGCAGCGAAAGCCTTAATCAAATCTTTAACAATGCGCCAAAACGTGTTGAACTGGATGAGCAGGATGAGAAATTCTCGGAATCCTATTACAATCTTTATACAGATTTGATGAACTGA
- a CDS encoding IlvD/Edd family dehydratase has protein sequence MEENKLRSRGWFGKSGKDGFIYRAWMKNQGYPADEFEGRPVIGICNTFSELTPCNGHFRELAESVKRGVWEAGGFPLEFPVMSLGETLMKPTAMLFRNLASMDVEESIRANPVDGVVLLCGCDKTTPSLVMGAASVDIPTIVVSGGPMLTGRYRGKSIGTSDIWRFSELHRKGDLSQDEFATAEACMCRSNGHCAVMGTASTMACMVESLGLTLPENAAIPAADSRRKVLAQLSGRRIVQMVHEDLRLSQILTKEAFENAIMLNAAIGGSTNFVIHLLAIAGRIGVDLSLDHFNDLCAKVPLLLNLQPSGGYFMEDFYYAGGLPVVIKEMLSLLHPNVITANGKTMAENCSTAECFDPEVIGTLAEPVKDLTGLAVVRGNLCVNGAVIKPSASLKPELMQHRGRAIVFEDIDDYKARLDDPDLDVDENSVLVLKNVGPKGYPGMPEVGNMSLPKKLLAQGVIDMVRISDGRMSGTGFGTVVLHISPEAAVGGTLALVRDGDYIVLDVENRKLHLEVSDEELDERSKSWKPLNLGYNRGYVNLHINHVMQAHEGADLDFLKGRSGDKVTRDSH, from the coding sequence ATGGAAGAAAATAAATTGCGCAGCCGCGGCTGGTTCGGGAAGTCGGGCAAGGATGGATTTATATACAGGGCCTGGATGAAAAACCAAGGCTATCCTGCAGATGAGTTTGAAGGACGACCTGTGATCGGTATTTGCAATACATTTTCTGAATTAACGCCTTGTAATGGTCATTTTCGGGAGTTAGCGGAATCGGTTAAACGCGGTGTCTGGGAAGCTGGTGGCTTTCCGCTGGAATTCCCGGTCATGTCCCTGGGCGAAACATTGATGAAGCCCACAGCCATGCTTTTCCGTAATCTGGCGAGTATGGATGTGGAAGAGTCGATCCGCGCAAACCCGGTTGACGGCGTTGTGCTGCTGTGTGGCTGCGACAAAACCACGCCATCGCTTGTCATGGGCGCTGCCAGCGTTGACATTCCCACCATCGTAGTCTCAGGCGGACCCATGCTGACCGGCCGTTACAGAGGCAAAAGCATTGGCACCAGCGATATCTGGCGTTTCAGTGAGCTGCACCGTAAAGGCGATCTCTCTCAGGACGAGTTTGCTACGGCCGAAGCTTGCATGTGCCGCAGCAACGGCCATTGCGCGGTGATGGGAACTGCCTCCACAATGGCCTGTATGGTCGAGTCGCTGGGCTTGACATTGCCTGAAAATGCGGCGATTCCAGCTGCGGATTCGCGGAGAAAAGTGCTCGCGCAACTGTCAGGACGCAGAATTGTACAGATGGTGCACGAAGATCTGCGCCTTTCTCAGATATTGACAAAAGAAGCTTTTGAGAACGCGATTATGCTGAATGCAGCAATTGGCGGCTCAACAAATTTTGTAATACACCTTCTGGCCATTGCGGGAAGAATCGGCGTCGACCTTTCGCTGGATCATTTCAATGACCTTTGTGCAAAAGTCCCCTTACTGCTCAATTTGCAGCCTTCCGGTGGTTATTTCATGGAGGATTTCTATTATGCCGGCGGATTACCTGTCGTGATCAAGGAAATGCTCTCACTATTGCATCCGAATGTGATCACAGCCAATGGTAAAACAATGGCCGAAAATTGCAGCACAGCTGAATGCTTCGACCCGGAAGTGATCGGGACGCTGGCAGAGCCGGTTAAAGACCTTACCGGGCTGGCCGTTGTACGTGGTAACCTCTGCGTTAACGGAGCGGTTATCAAACCATCCGCATCATTAAAACCGGAACTGATGCAGCATCGCGGGCGGGCCATTGTGTTTGAAGATATTGATGATTACAAAGCGCGCCTGGACGATCCGGACCTGGATGTGGATGAAAACAGCGTTTTGGTCCTTAAAAACGTGGGACCTAAAGGTTATCCGGGGATGCCGGAAGTTGGAAATATGTCCTTGCCAAAAAAATTACTGGCACAAGGCGTGATCGATATGGTTCGGATTTCCGATGGCCGTATGAGCGGAACGGGATTTGGAACGGTTGTTTTGCATATTTCACCGGAAGCAGCTGTGGGTGGAACGCTCGCTTTGGTGAGGGACGGCGATTACATTGTACTCGACGTGGAAAACCGGAAACTCCACCTGGAAGTGTCTGATGAAGAGCTGGATGAGCGCAGCAAATCGTGGAAACCACTTAATTTGGGCTATAACAGGGGCTATGTAAACCTGCATATCAACCATGTGATGCAAGCGCACGAGGGTGCAGATCTTGATTTTCTAAAAGGAAGATCAGGGGATAAAGTAACGAGAGATTCGCATTAA
- a CDS encoding Gfo/Idh/MocA family protein — protein MRSENNPKDVKRREFLQKTTAAAIGSFFIVPRHVLGKGFVAPSDKLNIAGIGVGGKGFSDTNNAWNKGAENLVALCDVDWGQAQVKKNFELHPDAKKYKDFRKMFDEMEKDIDAVTVSTTDHMHAIIAMAAMQRGKHVYVQKPLTHDIYEARMLTEAARKYKVVTQMGNQGASNPAQTQMKEWFSKGLIGNVHEAHVWTNRPVWPQGIPVPTGKHEVPADLDWELWVGSAEWVDYNPAWHPFKWRGWWNFGTGALGDMGCHLIDPAFRTLGLGYPTELECSVGQVFIKDWTAEYIPEGCPPSSRVQLKFPANKINKSEVTLTWHDGGLRPFHPDIIPANDPLGEPDSSNGVLLIGEKGVMTCGTYGITPKLYLNDGTKLEYKQGDFGNKYTPMTEFGHHVSWTDACKAGFNSKEHKALTSSFDYAGPLTETVIMGNLGIRSYNLRTAKADGKGFDYPGRKKLLWDGNNMKITNFDEANQFVKRKYRGDWKLS, from the coding sequence ATGCGTTCAGAAAATAACCCAAAAGATGTAAAGCGCCGGGAGTTTTTGCAAAAAACGACGGCAGCAGCGATTGGAAGTTTCTTTATTGTCCCACGTCATGTGCTGGGCAAAGGCTTCGTAGCACCGAGTGATAAACTAAATATTGCAGGAATAGGGGTTGGCGGAAAAGGATTTTCAGATACAAACAATGCATGGAATAAAGGCGCAGAAAATCTTGTAGCATTATGCGACGTGGATTGGGGACAGGCTCAGGTCAAAAAGAATTTTGAGCTGCATCCCGACGCGAAGAAATACAAGGATTTCAGGAAGATGTTTGATGAAATGGAAAAGGACATTGATGCCGTGACCGTTTCAACAACAGACCATATGCATGCCATTATTGCAATGGCCGCTATGCAGCGCGGCAAGCACGTATATGTGCAAAAGCCATTGACGCACGACATTTACGAAGCGCGTATGCTTACGGAAGCAGCGCGTAAATACAAAGTAGTAACCCAAATGGGAAACCAGGGTGCTTCAAACCCTGCGCAAACCCAGATGAAAGAATGGTTTAGCAAAGGCCTGATCGGCAATGTTCATGAGGCGCACGTTTGGACAAACCGTCCGGTTTGGCCGCAAGGAATACCCGTTCCGACAGGCAAGCACGAAGTTCCTGCCGACCTTGATTGGGAACTTTGGGTAGGTTCTGCCGAATGGGTTGATTATAACCCGGCATGGCATCCATTCAAATGGAGAGGCTGGTGGAATTTCGGAACGGGTGCATTGGGCGACATGGGTTGCCACCTGATCGACCCGGCTTTCCGTACATTGGGACTGGGTTATCCAACCGAGCTCGAATGCAGCGTTGGCCAGGTGTTTATTAAAGACTGGACCGCAGAATACATTCCCGAGGGCTGCCCGCCATCGTCACGCGTCCAATTGAAATTCCCGGCAAATAAGATCAACAAATCCGAAGTGACGTTAACCTGGCACGACGGCGGTTTGCGTCCATTCCATCCAGACATTATTCCTGCAAACGATCCGCTGGGAGAGCCGGATAGCAGCAATGGTGTGTTATTAATCGGGGAAAAAGGCGTTATGACTTGCGGAACATATGGAATTACGCCAAAACTCTATCTGAACGACGGTACGAAGCTGGAATACAAGCAAGGTGATTTTGGAAACAAATACACACCGATGACAGAATTCGGCCACCACGTTTCCTGGACAGACGCTTGCAAAGCAGGTTTTAACAGCAAAGAGCACAAAGCGTTAACATCATCATTCGATTACGCAGGTCCATTGACAGAGACTGTCATCATGGGTAATCTCGGAATCCGCAGCTACAACCTGCGCACAGCAAAAGCAGACGGCAAAGGATTCGATTATCCTGGACGTAAGAAGTTGCTTTGGGATGGTAACAATATGAAGATTACAAACTTCGACGAGGCGAACCAGTTTGTGAAGAGGAAATACAGAGGAGACTGGAAGTTATCTTAA